CTCCGCTACGAAAGCGGAGTCCATCGGGTCCAGCGGGTTCCTTCCACCGAAAGCCAGGGAAGGATTCATACATCGGCGGTGACGGTAGCGGTGTTGCCCGAGGCTGAAAAGACCGATATCGATATCAGTCCCGAGGACCTGAAGATCGATGTCTTCCGTTCTTCCGGCCCCGGCGGACAGAGTGTTAATACCACCGACTCGGCGGTCAGGGTTACCCACATTCCTACGGGGGTGGTTGTCACCTGTCAGGATGAAAAGAGCCAGCTGAAAAATAAGGCAAAGGCGCTGCGGGTTCTCAGAGCACGTCTGTATGAGGCGGAAGAGATGAAGCAACGCAAGGAGCGGGACCAGGCAAGAAAGAGTCAAATCGGTTCGGGAGACCGTTCCGAGCGGATCAGAACCTATAACTTCCCCCAGAACAGGGTGACCGATCATAGGATCAACCTGACCCTGTACAAACTTGACCAGGTGATGGAGGGTGCGCTGAACGAGTTGATTGACGCACTTAAGCTGAGCATCACCGAGGAGCTGCTGAAGCAGCACGCTTGATGGCCATACAACAGCCACGCCTCCAAAGCTACAGGGATGCCCTGGTCTGGGCATCCGGCCTGCTTGAAGCAGCGGGAGAAGTGCTTACCGATACTCCCGGATTGGATGCCTCCCTGCTTTTGGCTCATGCCGCAGGAATCGACAGGACAACGGTTTTCGTCAGGCTCCCGGATAGACTTTCGGAAAAAGAGGCCAATCGGTTTCGCACGCTTATTCATAAACGCCTTACGGGCACGCCGGTAAGCTATCTGACCGGCCGCAGGGAGTTCTGGGGCCTCGATTTTCTGGTAAACAACGAGGTTCTCATCCCCAGGCCGGACACGGAGACCCTGGTTGAAGCAGCCCTTGAGGCAATCGGGGCGGGGATGCAGGAAGCAGGACAGAGAAAGGGGATGCGCGGCGGCGGACTTCGTATCCTCGACCTTTGCTGCGGATCGGGCTGTATCGGTATAGCCCTTGCTTCCGAATTGCCGGAAGCCGAAGTTGTTTTATCCGATATCAGCAGCGCAGCCGTTGATATCGCCCTGAGGAATCGGCAACGACTGTTACCTGCCGATCAAGATATCGTGGTAATGCGTAGTGACCTGTTCGAGGGGCTTTCTACAATGGCGCCTTTCGACCTTATCGTCACCAACCCACCCTACCTCACCGATGATGAGGCGGACGCAATGGCCTCGGCCGGGTGGGAAGAACCGGACGGGGCCTTGAGAGGCGGAAAGGAAGGCCTTTCACTTATCAGAAAGATCATCCCCGCATCACTACGCGTTCTCCGCTCCGAAGGATATCTTTTTATAGAATCGGCATCTTCACAAAGCGGCGAAATTTCCCGTATGCTTCAAGAAGCGGGTTTCCTGAGGGTATCGGTCAAAAAGGACCTTGCAGGAAGAGATCGAGTTACCGGAGGACAATGGGCGAAAAAGAGGATATAGAAACAGATGCTTAGCAGAATTGAGAAATTTAACACCAAGCTTTCTCGTTTTCCCGAAAAAGAGCGTCAAAGGATCCTCGAGGCTGCCGCATGGGCCAAGGAGCTCCATAAAAATCAGAAACGGGCCAGTGGCGAGCCCTACTTTATACATCCGCTGCAGGTAGCGGAATTTCTGATCGATCTCGGCCTTGACCAGGAGGCGATCATAGCGGCCCTTCTTCACGATGTTCTGGAAGATACGGATATCGAACTGCCGGAGCTTCGTAAAAGGTTT
This genomic interval from Sediminispirochaeta bajacaliforniensis DSM 16054 contains the following:
- the prfA gene encoding peptide chain release factor 1, whose protein sequence is MIDKLESIASRFSEIEKRLGEPDTMKDMHLYKELSQEHAALKDTVEEFGHYKELLSGIEETKQLLESESDHEMREMAEVELEELKDHLEKSEKRLKTLLVPKDPLDGKNTIIEIRAGTGGDEASLFAADLYRMYSRFSEQKGWKLEMMESSDTEVGGFKEVIFSISGKEVYGNLRYESGVHRVQRVPSTESQGRIHTSAVTVAVLPEAEKTDIDISPEDLKIDVFRSSGPGGQSVNTTDSAVRVTHIPTGVVVTCQDEKSQLKNKAKALRVLRARLYEAEEMKQRKERDQARKSQIGSGDRSERIRTYNFPQNRVTDHRINLTLYKLDQVMEGALNELIDALKLSITEELLKQHA
- the prmC gene encoding peptide chain release factor N(5)-glutamine methyltransferase, whose protein sequence is MAIQQPRLQSYRDALVWASGLLEAAGEVLTDTPGLDASLLLAHAAGIDRTTVFVRLPDRLSEKEANRFRTLIHKRLTGTPVSYLTGRREFWGLDFLVNNEVLIPRPDTETLVEAALEAIGAGMQEAGQRKGMRGGGLRILDLCCGSGCIGIALASELPEAEVVLSDISSAAVDIALRNRQRLLPADQDIVVMRSDLFEGLSTMAPFDLIVTNPPYLTDDEADAMASAGWEEPDGALRGGKEGLSLIRKIIPASLRVLRSEGYLFIESASSQSGEISRMLQEAGFLRVSVKKDLAGRDRVTGGQWAKKRI